Proteins encoded in a region of the Nitrospirota bacterium genome:
- a CDS encoding XrtA-associated tyrosine autokinase, with amino-acid sequence MSRIEEILEKAAKMRDGEKNGEKSRRISPPGSKVPRVVRQARIENPNLVTIVDPDSLISEEYRKLKSMVVKLTKMDDFRNMLMVTSAIGGEGKSVTSLNLAITLAQEYDHTVLLVDADLRQPSLNDYLGIHSEIGLTDCLVDGVGIGSALIKTGIGGLVFLPAGRKVSNPGELLSSNRMREVVIELKHRYPDRYVIFDAPPVLPFAEVLSLGAILDGVIFVVREGVTPEDNMKDAVAMLKDTNVLGVVYNAAETVLLSGHYHYSHYYQNR; translated from the coding sequence ATGAGCAGGATAGAAGAGATTCTTGAGAAAGCTGCAAAAATGAGAGATGGAGAGAAGAATGGTGAGAAATCAAGGAGGATAAGCCCGCCTGGGTCCAAGGTTCCCAGGGTTGTAAGACAGGCAAGAATAGAGAACCCTAATCTGGTCACTATTGTTGATCCGGATTCATTAATATCTGAAGAATACAGGAAATTAAAGTCCATGGTTGTAAAACTTACAAAAATGGATGATTTCAGGAATATGCTTATGGTGACAAGTGCCATAGGAGGAGAGGGCAAGAGTGTAACGTCCCTGAACCTTGCCATTACACTTGCTCAGGAATATGACCATACGGTCCTCTTGGTTGATGCAGACCTGAGGCAGCCATCATTAAATGATTACCTTGGAATTCATTCGGAAATTGGTCTCACTGATTGCCTTGTAGACGGTGTAGGTATTGGTAGCGCACTTATAAAGACCGGCATTGGCGGACTTGTCTTTCTTCCGGCCGGTCGTAAGGTCTCCAACCCCGGGGAGTTACTCTCATCAAACAGGATGAGAGAGGTTGTGATAGAGCTCAAGCACCGCTATCCAGACCGGTATGTTATTTTTGATGCCCCTCCGGTGCTTCCCTTTGCTGAGGTACTTTCACTCGGGGCCATTCTCGATGGAGTGATATTTGTGGTAAGAGAAGGAGTCACTCCCGAGGATAATATGAAGGATGCAGTTGCAATGTTAAAGGATACCAACGTCCTTGGAGTGGTATATAATGCTGCTGAAACTGTTCTTCTGAGTGGCCACTACCATTATTCTCATTATTATCAAAACAGGTGA
- a CDS encoding XrtA/PEP-CTERM system-associated ATPase codes for MYEGFYNLRVKPFELVPSPDFLFPSRSHRKALTYLKYGITEKVGFMLLTGEVGSGKTTLIRNLIKGLDSNIVLSKIFNTRVSSEQLISLINEDFGLDVNGKDKISLLRELNDFLIEQYAKKHNPILVIDEAQNLTPELLEEVRMLSNLETDDAKLLQIVLVGQPELKKVLARSELRQLRQRISISCHIYPITRAETEEYIFHRLEVAGNRDAVIFKNGTVDSVYNFSKGIPRLINIVCDFLMLAAFVEETREISPDLVKEVIGELETENRFWQDSDSLSSKIENIVKDIETLKKVTTELQERLGPGKKQVSRKDEWAKMG; via the coding sequence ATGTACGAAGGATTTTATAATCTAAGAGTAAAACCATTTGAACTGGTGCCAAGCCCTGACTTTCTCTTTCCGAGCAGGTCTCACAGGAAGGCATTGACATATCTCAAGTACGGCATTACAGAGAAGGTGGGATTCATGCTCCTTACAGGGGAGGTCGGCTCCGGCAAGACGACCTTGATAAGGAACCTGATAAAGGGATTGGACAGCAATATTGTACTGTCGAAAATATTCAACACAAGGGTATCTTCTGAGCAGCTCATCTCATTGATAAACGAGGATTTTGGCCTGGATGTAAACGGCAAGGACAAGATATCCCTGCTTAGAGAACTGAATGATTTCCTGATCGAACAGTATGCCAAGAAACACAACCCGATACTTGTGATTGATGAGGCTCAGAATCTGACCCCTGAACTGCTTGAAGAGGTCAGAATGTTGTCTAATCTTGAAACAGACGATGCAAAGCTATTACAGATAGTCCTGGTCGGACAGCCTGAATTGAAAAAGGTTCTCGCCCGTTCTGAATTACGTCAGCTTCGACAGAGGATCAGCATCAGTTGTCATATTTATCCCATAACGAGGGCCGAAACAGAGGAGTACATATTTCACAGGCTTGAAGTTGCAGGCAACAGGGATGCGGTTATATTTAAAAACGGGACTGTTGACTCGGTTTATAACTTCAGTAAAGGCATTCCGAGACTTATCAATATAGTCTGTGACTTCCTTATGTTGGCAGCCTTTGTTGAAGAGACGAGGGAGATCAGTCCGGACCTTGTTAAGGAGGTTATCGGGGAGCTTGAGACTGAAAACAGGTTCTGGCAGGACAGCGATTCCCTCAGCAGCAAGATCGAAAATATTGTTAAGGATATCGAGACCTTAAAAAAGGTTACAACTGAACTTCAGGAGAGGCTCGGCCCTGGAAAAAAGCAAGTAAGTAGAAAGGACGAATGGGCAAAAATGGGTTAA
- a CDS encoding TIGR03016 family PEP-CTERM system-associated outer membrane protein, whose product MKKTKILLILSMVPFFFVSMVSLSRAELSFTPSIALREEYNDNLFLTAYDEEGDFLTSISPAIALTYVDRGIDLSLDYRLSFDFYKDNSDRNDIRQLGRIESTFSPYRDIFFIRVSDVYTRVPIDERRQVALDNILTNTTDSNRFIVNPYLEYPLSGTFLARVGYTYENIWYEEEEGDDAENNSAALSLIKELTSKMTASLTYTYLSHRPARTEEYDRQDAGLNIDYKLSPKLSLNAGAGQTWFEYKTGTEIDSTVWNIKADYLLTESLIFSAGYSEAFSDSVNVGAYKRKASTGAISYSGKSTITLSAFRNIDKYNTAEREDRSKGVTLGSSTPVTSRITARLTGRYINYEFLPEEEVVDRYSLGLSFNYSLRMLTATLGYTHNLSDSDINANDYRNNIAWLQLRLAI is encoded by the coding sequence ATGAAAAAGACCAAAATATTGCTCATACTCTCTATGGTACCGTTTTTTTTTGTAAGTATGGTCTCCCTGTCACGGGCAGAGCTGAGCTTTACACCGAGTATCGCTCTCAGGGAGGAGTACAATGACAATCTTTTTCTCACAGCATATGATGAGGAGGGTGATTTCTTAACAAGCATTAGCCCTGCAATTGCTCTGACTTATGTTGATAGGGGAATAGACCTTTCACTCGACTACAGACTCAGTTTTGATTTTTATAAGGATAACTCTGACAGAAATGATATAAGACAACTTGGAAGGATCGAGTCTACCTTTTCACCTTACAGAGATATTTTTTTTATAAGAGTCTCTGATGTATATACGAGGGTGCCAATTGATGAACGAAGACAGGTAGCTCTGGACAATATCCTGACAAATACGACCGATTCGAACCGCTTCATTGTTAATCCCTATCTTGAATATCCCCTGAGCGGGACATTCCTGGCAAGGGTTGGTTACACTTATGAAAATATCTGGTATGAGGAAGAGGAAGGGGATGATGCAGAGAATAATTCAGCTGCTTTAAGTCTTATAAAGGAGCTAACGTCAAAGATGACGGCATCATTGACGTATACCTATTTATCACACAGACCTGCCAGGACAGAAGAGTATGACAGGCAGGATGCCGGTCTCAATATTGACTATAAATTAAGTCCAAAACTGTCTCTTAATGCCGGGGCAGGACAGACGTGGTTTGAGTATAAAACAGGCACTGAAATTGATTCAACTGTATGGAATATTAAAGCTGATTATTTATTAACGGAGAGCCTTATATTCAGTGCAGGTTATTCCGAGGCTTTTTCAGACTCTGTCAATGTGGGTGCTTATAAGAGAAAGGCTTCAACCGGAGCCATCAGCTACAGTGGAAAGAGTACAATAACCCTGAGCGCTTTCAGGAATATAGATAAATATAATACAGCTGAGAGGGAAGACAGGTCAAAAGGTGTAACCCTCGGCTCCAGCACCCCGGTTACATCCAGAATAACAGCAAGACTGACAGGAAGATACATAAACTATGAGTTTCTGCCTGAGGAAGAAGTAGTAGACAGGTACAGTCTCGGTCTTTCCTTTAATTACAGTTTAAGGATGCTTACAGCAACTCTTGGTTATACACACAATCTGAGTGATTCGGATATAAATGCCAATGATTACAGAAACAATATAGCATGGTTGCAGCTCAGACTTGCTATCTAA
- a CDS encoding DUF362 domain-containing protein translates to MTSGRYKAEKAGLTRRHFLADAFLAPLALSLTSLIYSCGARKFDPPQRSRVVRITNPDATDRSGGKDNVNLDGAAVREMVMEGIKKFTNRLTVKEAWEEIIPNPDKKVAIKVNCQVTGIYTKAKVVSAVTEGLIARGVPPSNIIIYDLTDNAFAYAGFKKNRGTGIKVGTCNELGGYSWTTWFKAPIPFVGNKFCKVLAGEGAYGCDYLINMPVLKALDGYSGVSISMKNHFGSISSPDRLHPTIQDSIAMLNAHDLIVKKTRLILADAIFTEYKWFNGRDQETVDVTNQLLFGVDPVAIDSIGWQMIESLRKSHSLKPLDPEPAFIHKAAMEYSLGNDDMKKIDLVDI, encoded by the coding sequence ATGACAAGCGGCAGATACAAAGCTGAGAAGGCCGGCCTTACCCGGAGACATTTTCTGGCCGATGCTTTTCTTGCCCCTTTGGCATTGAGTCTGACATCCCTTATTTATTCGTGCGGGGCCAGGAAGTTTGATCCGCCGCAACGAAGCAGGGTCGTCCGTATCACAAACCCGGATGCCACAGACCGCAGCGGTGGAAAAGATAATGTGAATCTTGACGGTGCGGCAGTGCGTGAAATGGTTATGGAGGGAATAAAAAAATTCACAAACAGGCTGACCGTAAAAGAAGCATGGGAAGAGATTATCCCCAATCCGGATAAAAAGGTCGCGATCAAGGTGAATTGCCAGGTGACGGGGATATATACAAAGGCAAAGGTCGTTTCGGCAGTAACGGAAGGACTGATCGCCCGGGGAGTTCCCCCTTCCAACATTATAATATATGATCTCACTGATAATGCCTTTGCGTATGCCGGCTTTAAAAAGAACAGGGGGACAGGCATAAAGGTCGGCACATGCAATGAACTCGGAGGTTATTCCTGGACAACCTGGTTCAAGGCTCCGATTCCATTTGTGGGTAACAAGTTCTGCAAGGTCCTTGCCGGTGAAGGTGCTTACGGATGTGACTATCTGATTAACATGCCGGTACTTAAGGCACTCGACGGTTACTCAGGCGTAAGTATAAGCATGAAGAATCATTTCGGTTCGATTTCTTCTCCTGACAGACTTCATCCAACGATCCAGGATTCTATTGCAATGCTTAATGCCCATGACCTCATAGTTAAGAAAACGAGGCTGATCCTTGCGGATGCGATTTTTACAGAATATAAATGGTTCAACGGACGGGACCAGGAAACCGTAGATGTAACCAATCAGCTCCTCTTTGGAGTTGATCCCGTGGCTATTGACTCCATTGGATGGCAGATGATCGAGTCCCTGAGGAAGAGTCATTCTTTAAAGCCTCTTGATCCTGAACCGGCCTTCATCCATAAGGCCGCTATGGAGTATAGTCTTGGCAATGATGACATGAAAAAAATCGATCTGGTGGACATTTGA
- the prsT gene encoding XrtA/PEP-CTERM system TPR-repeat protein PrsT, whose protein sequence is MFKKIFLVFMIVFFIAGCADKPREELLKEGIAYIKDGNPRGAIVLLKNVLEKDKNFFEARFYLARAYLLTGKFDRAEKEFLKVLRQKPDYTDIHLELAKIYLYTERADDGIKEVEVYLHKKPDVPEAYEVLGQLFLIKGRTKEARNSFQKALTLDPERIPARLALAGVYMNNGDDSDARALLYETMERDARNTKAYYMLASLETSLNNRDEALKAYQKIIEITPKDVNAFFRAGLLHVANGELKEAEGMANKILKKFPDRPEGYRLKGIVSFYQKDFKEAITALQKAASIQPDMRTYYFMGLSYYSKGDMEMSLSWFQKTVDLAPSFVQPRLMIAMILLKQGRIDDSIAESKRILQMDDNMAMAHNVLGSAYMAKGMYEAGMKEFDRAVDIDPKLVDVYIKKGLFNISKGRFKEAETELETSVQIAPDVLNTRLVLAAYYLKQKEYDKAVKTLKEGLSNMKTDAVLYNYIAVALMAGQKFNDALEYFYKAKGVDPDYFAPYFNIAAYYAVRGNYRKATDEYKGVLSRDPGNLKANMKMAALLEMTGRDREALGYYKKAMETKTPEGFIALANYYVQKKDARKALRVLDEAIQTIPDNIPVRVLKGRIYLSEKRFEDALRVFEDMEAISPEKAFPLIINAYIANRDYKDALRKIEDRQRETPGNSDLMADVVRVYLLKGETDKAMEVANKLIKQKPRSADGYTVLAVVYMNKKELDKALETLKEGLSVDSSNVKARMMQASLYTRKGENERAIDVYEDIVKDNPQYVQAVFAVGNLYDLMGRKEDSVKKYLQVLEVAENYVPALNNLAYLYAEGYGSREEALKLALRAYSIAPFNGSVMDTLGYVFLQNDKADEAVKMLEKAVLLLPANPTIRYHLALAYRESGNPGAARKTLEKAIATGKFADEARARSLLEKWKGEER, encoded by the coding sequence TTGTTTAAAAAAATCTTTTTGGTTTTTATGATTGTTTTTTTTATTGCGGGCTGTGCTGATAAGCCAAGGGAGGAGTTGCTTAAAGAGGGGATTGCATATATAAAGGACGGAAATCCCCGAGGGGCTATTGTTCTCTTAAAAAATGTACTTGAGAAAGACAAGAATTTTTTTGAAGCAAGGTTTTACCTCGCAAGGGCCTATCTTTTAACCGGTAAGTTTGACAGGGCGGAGAAGGAATTTCTGAAGGTCCTCAGGCAGAAGCCGGATTATACGGACATTCATCTGGAACTTGCAAAGATATATCTTTATACGGAGAGGGCGGATGATGGAATAAAGGAGGTGGAGGTTTATCTCCACAAAAAACCGGATGTCCCTGAGGCATATGAGGTGCTGGGTCAGCTTTTTTTAATTAAGGGCCGGACAAAGGAAGCAAGGAATTCTTTTCAGAAGGCCTTAACCCTTGATCCTGAGAGAATCCCTGCCAGACTTGCCCTCGCCGGGGTATACATGAATAATGGTGACGACAGCGATGCAAGGGCACTCCTGTATGAGACTATGGAGAGGGATGCCAGGAATACAAAGGCATACTACATGCTGGCGAGCCTGGAGACATCCTTAAATAACAGGGACGAGGCATTAAAGGCTTATCAGAAGATAATAGAGATAACCCCAAAGGATGTTAACGCCTTTTTCAGGGCCGGGTTATTACATGTTGCCAACGGGGAACTGAAGGAAGCTGAGGGGATGGCAAATAAAATCCTCAAAAAGTTTCCTGACCGGCCGGAGGGTTACCGGCTTAAGGGGATTGTCTCTTTTTATCAGAAGGATTTTAAGGAAGCCATAACCGCCTTGCAGAAGGCTGCTAGTATACAGCCCGACATGAGGACGTACTACTTTATGGGGCTGAGCTACTACAGTAAGGGAGATATGGAGATGTCCCTGAGCTGGTTTCAAAAGACCGTTGACCTTGCCCCCTCTTTTGTTCAACCGCGGCTCATGATAGCGATGATACTTCTGAAACAGGGCAGGATTGATGATTCTATTGCCGAGAGCAAGAGGATATTACAGATGGATGACAATATGGCAATGGCCCATAACGTGTTGGGCAGCGCCTATATGGCAAAGGGAATGTATGAAGCGGGGATGAAAGAGTTTGACAGGGCCGTGGATATTGATCCGAAACTCGTGGATGTTTACATTAAGAAAGGCCTTTTTAACATCAGTAAGGGAAGGTTTAAAGAAGCAGAGACGGAACTGGAGACCTCTGTGCAGATTGCTCCGGATGTATTGAATACGAGGCTTGTTCTTGCTGCTTATTATTTGAAGCAAAAGGAGTATGACAAGGCGGTAAAGACCCTGAAGGAGGGGTTAAGTAACATGAAAACAGATGCGGTGCTGTACAACTATATAGCTGTAGCCCTTATGGCAGGACAGAAGTTCAATGATGCCCTTGAATATTTCTATAAGGCAAAAGGTGTTGACCCTGACTATTTTGCCCCTTACTTTAACATTGCCGCTTACTATGCAGTGAGGGGTAATTACAGGAAGGCTACAGATGAGTATAAGGGTGTCTTAAGCAGGGACCCGGGCAATCTCAAGGCTAATATGAAAATGGCTGCACTGCTGGAAATGACCGGCAGGGACAGAGAGGCGCTTGGCTATTATAAAAAGGCCATGGAGACTAAAACGCCGGAAGGGTTTATAGCCCTTGCAAACTATTACGTTCAGAAAAAGGATGCAAGGAAGGCCCTCAGAGTGCTTGACGAAGCCATACAGACGATTCCGGACAATATCCCTGTACGGGTGCTGAAGGGACGTATATATTTGTCTGAAAAGAGGTTTGAAGATGCTTTGAGGGTGTTCGAGGATATGGAAGCCATTTCTCCTGAAAAGGCTTTTCCATTGATAATTAATGCCTATATAGCAAATCGGGACTATAAGGATGCGCTGAGAAAAATAGAGGACAGACAAAGGGAAACTCCCGGGAATTCCGATTTGATGGCAGATGTTGTGAGGGTCTATCTGCTTAAGGGGGAGACCGATAAGGCAATGGAGGTTGCCAACAAGCTGATAAAACAGAAACCCCGTTCTGCCGATGGCTATACAGTGCTTGCCGTTGTTTATATGAATAAGAAAGAGCTGGATAAGGCCCTGGAAACACTAAAAGAAGGACTGAGCGTTGATAGTAGCAATGTCAAGGCCAGGATGATGCAAGCCTCCCTTTATACAAGGAAGGGTGAAAATGAGCGTGCTATTGATGTTTATGAAGATATCGTAAAGGATAATCCTCAGTATGTGCAGGCGGTTTTTGCTGTGGGGAATCTCTATGACCTTATGGGGAGAAAAGAGGATTCTGTCAAAAAATACCTTCAGGTTCTTGAAGTGGCGGAAAATTATGTTCCTGCACTGAATAACCTTGCATACCTTTATGCAGAGGGATACGGGAGCAGGGAAGAGGCACTCAAGCTTGCACTCAGGGCATACAGCATTGCCCCCTTCAATGGTAGTGTCATGGATACCCTTGGCTATGTTTTCCTACAGAATGACAAGGCGGATGAGGCCGTGAAGATGCTTGAAAAGGCTGTTTTACTCCTTCCAGCTAATCCCACTATCCGTTATCACCTTGCACTTGCATACAGAGAAAGTGGTAACCCCGGAGCTGCCAGAAAAACCCTTGAAAAGGCTATTGCAACGGGAAAATTTGCCGATGAAGCGAGGGCCAGGAGTCTTCTTGAGAAATGGAAAGGGGAGGAAAGATAA
- a CDS encoding XrtA system polysaccharide chain length determinant, whose amino-acid sequence MALPYAEIQKYLKMIIKRRYLFIVVSLFTMSVIVWGGYFIPRKYEAKSSIIIERNVINDLIKGVAITPSMTERIRVLRDTILSRSLILSVLRELDLDTLAADNKELEAMIVDFQKRTNVKVKKNNLFIVTFQDKDPRLAMDYVNSLVRTYVNENVTAKREEAYGASRFLKEQVAFFKGKLDRAEDAIIKFRQDQGIYVAIDERSLINEIKEYGSDIGKIKLRRNELIAKRKSIKGQIKGEEPYSVAVINNMKGNNNILIASMENRLNQLLVSYTENYPEVVKLKAEIEALKKQQSLQPTDNGLQGEVNSGDSAISTINPIYQDLKQDLNRIESEINALDAKEKMLGVMIKQKEKELRYVPEGKKKLADLEKERDSYRKIYEQLLMRLGQSEVSKQMEIANKATTFRIVEPATLPTMPVSPNRKALILAGIFFGFAGGFGAVFLQDTLDSSVKEVQTIKNLELEVLAVIPRIFNEAEQKKERKRDWFIYTIAGFYFLIICAAFIHELLGLTYIETAFADIKISLMNVIAQLQGRLF is encoded by the coding sequence ATGGCATTACCATATGCAGAGATTCAGAAATACCTGAAAATGATCATTAAGAGGAGATATCTTTTCATTGTGGTATCTCTCTTCACCATGTCCGTCATTGTCTGGGGGGGATATTTCATACCCAGAAAATATGAAGCAAAAAGCTCTATTATTATTGAACGTAATGTCATTAACGATCTGATTAAAGGCGTTGCCATTACTCCGTCAATGACGGAAAGGATCAGGGTGCTCAGGGATACCATACTCAGCAGGAGTTTGATTCTGAGTGTACTTCGCGAGCTGGACCTTGACACACTTGCAGCGGACAATAAAGAGTTGGAGGCAATGATAGTTGACTTTCAGAAAAGGACAAACGTAAAAGTTAAGAAAAACAATCTCTTTATTGTGACGTTTCAGGACAAGGACCCGAGGCTTGCAATGGATTACGTTAACAGTCTTGTGAGAACCTATGTCAATGAAAACGTAACTGCAAAGAGGGAAGAGGCCTATGGTGCCAGCAGATTCCTTAAGGAACAGGTAGCATTCTTTAAAGGGAAACTGGATAGGGCTGAGGATGCAATAATCAAGTTCAGACAGGATCAGGGCATCTATGTAGCAATAGACGAGCGCTCCCTAATTAATGAAATAAAGGAGTATGGGAGCGATATAGGCAAGATAAAACTCAGAAGGAATGAACTGATTGCAAAGAGGAAGAGTATCAAGGGACAAATTAAAGGCGAGGAGCCTTATTCTGTTGCTGTTATTAATAACATGAAAGGCAACAATAATATCCTGATAGCGTCTATGGAGAACAGGCTTAATCAGCTCCTTGTAAGCTATACGGAAAATTATCCAGAGGTGGTAAAGCTGAAGGCGGAGATAGAGGCACTTAAAAAACAGCAGTCCCTCCAACCAACGGACAATGGACTCCAGGGAGAAGTGAATTCAGGAGATTCAGCTATAAGCACGATTAACCCGATATATCAGGACCTTAAACAGGATCTCAACAGGATAGAGTCCGAGATAAACGCACTTGATGCAAAAGAGAAGATGCTGGGTGTTATGATTAAGCAGAAAGAAAAAGAACTCAGATATGTTCCAGAAGGCAAGAAGAAGCTGGCTGACCTTGAAAAAGAACGGGATTCCTATAGAAAGATATACGAACAACTCTTGATGAGACTTGGACAGTCTGAGGTTTCAAAGCAGATGGAAATAGCAAATAAGGCAACGACATTCAGGATTGTTGAGCCGGCTACCCTGCCAACCATGCCTGTAAGCCCTAACCGGAAGGCTTTGATTCTTGCAGGTATCTTTTTTGGTTTTGCAGGAGGATTTGGTGCAGTTTTTCTCCAGGATACTCTTGATTCTTCAGTGAAAGAGGTCCAGACAATCAAAAACCTTGAGCTGGAAGTCCTTGCCGTAATCCCCAGGATTTTTAATGAAGCCGAACAGAAAAAAGAGCGGAAAAGAGACTGGTTTATATACACAATTGCGGGTTTTTATTTCCTCATCATATGTGCTGCCTTTATCCACGAGCTGCTGGGCCTGACATACATAGAGACAGCATTTGCAGATATAAAGATTAGTCTGATGAATGTAATAGCGCAATTACAAGGCAGGTTGTTTTAG
- a CDS encoding UpxY family transcription antiterminator yields the protein MKSGSLNWYALYVKSRHEFAVHNELLKKGVESYLPSVKRLRQWKDRRKFVDFPLFPGYLFVHICANQEAFLNVLKTKGVVSFISLNPGYPAPVSPEEINSLKLLIQSGKEFDVHPFLKEGTRVRVRRGPLEGAEGVLRNKEDQYVFHVNIDLLGRSVGVKIYADELEAA from the coding sequence ATGAAATCCGGGAGCCTTAACTGGTATGCCCTGTATGTGAAGTCAAGACATGAATTTGCTGTCCATAACGAGCTTTTGAAAAAGGGAGTGGAGTCGTATCTGCCTTCAGTCAAGAGGCTGAGACAGTGGAAGGACAGGAGGAAATTTGTTGACTTTCCTCTTTTTCCAGGCTATCTCTTTGTCCATATTTGTGCCAACCAGGAGGCGTTTTTAAATGTGCTGAAGACAAAGGGTGTTGTAAGCTTTATCTCATTGAACCCGGGCTATCCGGCCCCGGTGTCACCTGAGGAAATAAATTCCCTGAAGTTGTTGATACAAAGCGGAAAAGAGTTTGATGTCCATCCTTTCCTGAAGGAGGGAACCAGGGTGAGAGTGAGAAGGGGCCCACTTGAAGGAGCAGAGGGGGTTCTCAGGAATAAGGAAGACCAGTATGTGTTTCATGTTAATATAGATCTTTTAGGCAGAAGTGTGGGCGTAAAAATATACGCCGATGAGCTTGAAGCAGCATAA
- a CDS encoding DNA-binding response regulator, translating to MPAECDKTILIIDESGFTRVCYAILEFEGYGVETIVNSCDIAVRLNNNEFGLIITSYPYGAFLFEDIKKRDIPTIILSDHINSDLISILENFDNSYCMIKPLDYRKFMSLVKQVMGGELNIQGGYAIV from the coding sequence ATGCCTGCAGAATGTGATAAAACAATACTGATAATTGATGAGTCAGGGTTCACACGTGTATGTTATGCGATTCTTGAATTCGAGGGATACGGGGTTGAAACGATTGTTAATTCATGTGATATTGCAGTCAGACTGAACAATAACGAATTCGGACTGATAATAACGAGTTATCCTTATGGTGCTTTTCTTTTCGAGGATATAAAGAAGAGAGATATACCTACGATTATCCTTTCCGATCATATTAACAGCGACCTGATCAGCATACTCGAAAACTTTGATAACTCTTATTGTATGATAAAGCCGCTTGATTACCGGAAATTCATGTCTTTGGTAAAACAGGTAATGGGGGGTGAGCTGAATATCCAGGGAGGGTACGCTATTGTTTAA
- a CDS encoding polysaccharide biosynthesis/export family protein, with the protein MKKVLFCLIFSLAFLPVAFANDYLIGDGDTLQISVWGEPELSADTIVRPDGKITLPAVGDVDASGYKPRELAGKLTEELKKIMKKPIVTVTVTGITNNKVYVFGGGVPSGVHNLPGRTSLLRFLCRLGSFKNADLERAYVVREGKKLDVNFYNLFIKGDLSKDVMLKAEDIIYMPDNELNKIYITGAVNEPRYVFYRENIRILDALLEAGGFTKFAKENDVLVLRKKDGQMETIVVKTKDLMKEGDLKENIALEPGDFVIVKEGIF; encoded by the coding sequence ATGAAAAAGGTCTTGTTCTGTTTGATATTTTCTTTGGCCTTTCTGCCGGTGGCCTTTGCCAATGATTATCTGATCGGTGATGGAGACACGCTTCAGATATCTGTGTGGGGGGAGCCTGAACTCAGCGCAGATACTATTGTCAGGCCTGATGGCAAGATAACGCTTCCGGCAGTAGGTGATGTAGATGCTTCAGGGTATAAACCGAGAGAGCTTGCCGGAAAACTGACCGAGGAATTAAAGAAGATTATGAAAAAACCTATTGTAACGGTTACAGTTACAGGAATTACAAACAATAAAGTATATGTTTTTGGCGGCGGCGTCCCCTCAGGTGTACACAATCTTCCCGGCAGGACGAGTCTGCTCCGCTTTCTCTGCAGGCTTGGAAGTTTTAAGAATGCAGACCTTGAGCGTGCTTATGTTGTCAGGGAAGGCAAGAAACTGGATGTTAACTTCTACAACCTCTTTATAAAGGGCGATCTTTCCAAAGATGTAATGCTGAAGGCAGAGGACATAATCTATATGCCCGATAATGAACTTAACAAGATTTATATAACAGGAGCAGTAAATGAGCCCAGATATGTCTTTTACCGTGAAAATATCAGAATACTTGATGCACTCCTGGAGGCAGGAGGATTTACAAAATTTGCCAAGGAAAACGATGTTCTCGTCCTGAGGAAGAAAGATGGGCAGATGGAGACTATTGTTGTAAAGACGAAGGACCTTATGAAAGAGGGAGATCTTAAGGAGAACATTGCGTTAGAGCCTGGTGACTTTGTGATTGTCAAGGAAGGTATATTTTGA